AATCTCGTGGCTGTTTCAGATGTGCGCGAAGAGGTAGCCAAACAAGTAGCAGAACAATACGGCGCGAAACGTTGGTATCAAAATTATAAAGACCTGTTGGCGGATGATGAGGTAGAGGCAATCGTCATTGTCACACCCACCAACCTCCACAAGCCAGTTGCGATCGACGCTGCTCGCGCAGGTAAAGCAATTTTCTGCGAAAAACCACTCTCCCTTAGCATCGCTGAATGTATTGAAATTAAAAACGTGATGGAAGAAACGAGAGCCTTCTTCCAAATGGGATTTATGCGCCGCTTCGACAGCGCCTATATTGCAGCAAAACAGAAAATCGAAGAAGGTGTCATTGGAAAACGCGTGCAATACAAGGCTACCTCCCGTGACCGTGTCCGACCAGAACTAGACTTCTTGAGACCGGAAAACAGTGGCGGCCTTTTCGTAGATATGGGCATTCACGATTTCGACATTGCCCGCTTTTTGATGGGCGAGGTTAAAAGTGTATTTACGGTTGCCGGTGTGCTTGCTTATCCAGAAATGAAAGAGATTGGCGATGTCGATAACGCGATCGTAACGATGTATTTCGAGGACGGCACACTGGGTGCGGTAGATCTTTCCCGCAACGCGATCTACGGTTACGATATCCAGGCTGAAATTCTTGGAACTGAAGGAACCCTCCAGATGGGATATACCCAAGAGACTCCTATTCGGGTCATGAAAGAAAACAATATCTCTCACGATACAGTGCCTGGATTTTATGAGCGATTTGAAAAAGCCTATGTTAATCAACTAGCAGATTTCGTGGATAACGTCCGGAACAATAAAAATCCATCGATCACGGTCAACGATGGAATTGAAGCTTTGAAAATTGCCCTGGCGGCAGCCAAATCCTACCATGAAAATCGTCAGGTGGATCTCTCTGAGATATAAATCAAAACCCTGTGGCAATACCGAGGCCTTGGCCGACAGCGAAGCGAACAACAACCACAGGGTATGAAAGGCTTAAAACATCCCACCAGATGTTCGCATTCTACTTATCATTTTCATTTTCTCCAAAAGACTGAGCGGACATCGTTGATGGTATGCTCGGCAGCAAGCTACCTCCTACATTTCGTATCGCAAATACAACTGTAGGAGGTAGCTCGCTGCCGATTTCGAATGCTCAAACTTCCTATCAGTCACCGACCCCGCGGCAGAGACCACGGGGAATTACATGTTAAAGTCGGTCTAAAAATCCCAATCTCCACCCCATAAAGTAGGTGGTGCTATTTCCACGCTATTGCCGGAAGGATCGCGGACATACAAGCTATGTGATCCAGCCTCCCAGGGAACTTCTTTTTCGAGCTCGACGCCAAACTTTTCAAAATGATCTTTCCATTTCTGAATCGAATCAGATGAAGCAGCAAATGCGATATGCCCTTCACCGGCCGTACCGTGATGAGGGATACCTCGATCTTTGACCAAACTTTCCTTTGGGTTAAAAATTAGCAGCACACTGCCTGGCAACCGGAAGACAAGAAAGAGCGAAGACTCCTTAATCAGGGTTAAGCCCAACACACCTTCGTAGAATGAT
The sequence above is a segment of the Verrucomicrobiota bacterium genome. Coding sequences within it:
- the iolG gene encoding inositol 2-dehydrogenase — translated: MNKKVNIGVIGLGRLGSLYTNYCANRLPHANLVAVSDVREEVAKQVAEQYGAKRWYQNYKDLLADDEVEAIVIVTPTNLHKPVAIDAARAGKAIFCEKPLSLSIAECIEIKNVMEETRAFFQMGFMRRFDSAYIAAKQKIEEGVIGKRVQYKATSRDRVRPELDFLRPENSGGLFVDMGIHDFDIARFLMGEVKSVFTVAGVLAYPEMKEIGDVDNAIVTMYFEDGTLGAVDLSRNAIYGYDIQAEILGTEGTLQMGYTQETPIRVMKENNISHDTVPGFYERFEKAYVNQLADFVDNVRNNKNPSITVNDGIEALKIALAAAKSYHENRQVDLSEI
- a CDS encoding VOC family protein, which translates into the protein MKVDRIFETILYSEDLPSVKSFYEGVLGLTLIKESSLFLVFRLPGSVLLIFNPKESLVKDRGIPHHGTAGEGHIAFAASSDSIQKWKDHFEKFGVELEKEVPWEAGSHSLYVRDPSGNSVEIAPPTLWGGDWDF